The Poseidonibacter lekithochrous region ATTTCACGGATTAAACTGTTTTCATAAGAACATCTCTAAAGTGATTTAGTTCTTTCATTTTTTCATCATCTCCATCATTAATATCTGGATGATATTTTCTTGCTAACTCTTTATATTTCTTTTTAATCTCTTCTTTTGTTGGATCACTTGTAAATCCAAAGAAATCTTTTGCCTGTTGTACTTCATTGTATCTTGGTTGATTTGCAAAATTTGAAAAGTCTTGTTGATCAAAGCCTTTGAAATCATTAAAATTGAAATTACCTTGCGAACCTTGCTGGAACTCTTGGCCGTTGAACTTAAAATTAAAACCACTTGATTTCATCTTTTTCTTGAAGTTTCTTATTATCATATAACCTATTATTAGGATAACTCCTATAATCATTAAAAATGTGCCAAAGTTCGTAAAAATCAAATATAAAATAAAAAATAGTATTGATAATCTTATTAATCTATTAAAAATATATATAATGGTGTTGTTCATAAAAGTCATTCCTTAAAAATTTCATGGGTATTATAGTATTCTTTTTTCAATAAGTAAATTAAGTATAAAACTTATATCAAAATAAATTATATAAATTAGATGTGTTACAAAAGTTATCATTAAAAGTGACAATATTTGCTATTTTCATGCTATTTTATTTTTTATCATAAAAATGTCACATTCAAGGAATATTCTTGTTTTTAGTAAAAACAAGGAGGATTGTCATGAGTATAGGTTTACAAGCATTTTTCGCTGCATTACCGATTTTACTTGCTGGTATTTTATTAGTAGGTTTAAGAATTTCTGCAAAGAAAGCTATGCCATTAGTTTACATTGCAACAGTAGGGGTTGCATTTGTTGTTTGGGAGGTATCTTTTAATAGAGTTATGGCCTCAACTATTCAAGGTCTGCTTATTACAGTTGCCGTATTATGGATTATTTTTGGAGCGATTTTATTATTAAACACTCTTAAACATTCAGGTGCAATTGCAGTAATTAGACAAGGGTTTAACAATATTAGTCCAGATAGAAGAGTTCAGGTAATTATCATTGCATGGTTATTTGGTTCATTTATTGAGGGTGCTTCAGGATTCGGAACACCAGCTGCGATTGCAGCTCCATTATTAGTTGCTATTGGATTCCCAGCAATGGCTGCGGTTATGGTTGGTATGATGATTCAATCTACTCCTGTATCATTTGGTGCAGTTGGAACTCCAATTTTAATTGGTGTTAATAAAGGTTTAGATTCAGAAGGTATTGGCGCAACATTAGAAACTATGGGTTCATCTTGGGATGCTTATTTACAAGTAATTACATCACAAGTTGCCGTTACTCACGCAATAGTTGGAACAATGATTCCATTATTTATGATTATTATGTTAACTAGATTCTTTGGTCAAAATAAATCTTGGTCTGAAGGTTTAGGAATTTTACCATTCGCTATTTTTGCAGGTGTTGCATTTACAATTCCTTACGCATTAACTGGTGTTTATTTAGGTGCTGAATTCCCATCATTAATTGGTGCATTAGTAGGGTTACCAATTGTTGTATTAGCTGCAAAAGCTGGATTCTTAATTCCTAAGAAAACTTGGGATTTTGCTCCTAAAGAAAAATGGCCAACTGAATGGATTTCTAAATTTGAAGTTAAATTAGATTCTTTATCAGACAAAATGCCAATGTCTTTAACAAAAGCATGGATTCCATATGTATTAGTTGCTGCTATTTTAGTATTAACTAGAGTTTCTGATGAAGCTAGAGCATTCGTTAAATCATGGGTTATTCCATTCAAAGATATTTTAGGTGAGGGATTAGGTTATTCTATTACTCCATTATATTTACCAGGTGGGATTTTAGTATTTGTTGTTATTTTAACTTACTTCTTCCATGGAATGAAACTAAAAGAAATCGGTGCTGCTGTTTCTGAATCATCAAAAGTAATGATTGGTGCAGGGTTTGTATTAATCTTCACTATTCCATTAGTAAGAATTTTAATTAACTCTGGCGTTAATGATTCTGGATTTGATTCTATGCCTGTTGCAATGGCTAACTTTGTAGCTACAAATGTTGGTGAGATTTATCCATTATTTGCTCCATTAGTAGGTGCTTTAGGTGCATTTATTGCTGGATCTAATACTGTATCAAATATGATGTTAGCACAATACCAATTTGGTGTTGCAGATGCATTAGGAATTTCAACTGCATTTATGGTTGCACTTCAAGCTGTTGGAGCTGCTGCTGGTAATATGATTGCAATTCACAATGTTGTTGCCGCTTCAGCTACTGTTGGTTTATTAGACCAAGAGGGTGAAACATTAAGAAGAACTGTGATTCCTACAATTTACTATTGTTTATTAGCAGGTATTATTGGTCTAATTGGAATGTATTCATTACACTTAGTTGATCCATTAATGGGTTAATTCTTTTATAGAGAAGATATTCGTATCTTCTCTATTTTTTACTTTCAACTCTCTTCAAAACAAAATAAAACTTCATTAAAGCCCATTTTATAGTACTTTTAACCTCTTCATAATTTTATATATGTTAGGGTGTTAACATTAAATATAACAAATATATTAAGGTTAGTAATGCTAGAGACTTTATTTGGCAAAAAAGAAACATTAGAAGAAATAATAATCAAAAAACCGTTCCATGAAAGTTCTGTACATAAAAGACTTTCAAAGTTTGAATTAGATGTAAATAATCCTTTTTTACTTCACTTGTGTGCTAAAAATGATTGTGCAGATGCAATCTCATATTTAGTAAGAAAACAGAATATTAATGTAGATGCATTAAATGCAGATGGTGAAAATGCACT contains the following coding sequences:
- a CDS encoding DnaJ domain-containing protein — translated: MNNTIIYIFNRLIRLSILFFILYLIFTNFGTFLMIIGVILIIGYMIIRNFKKKMKSSGFNFKFNGQEFQQGSQGNFNFNDFKGFDQQDFSNFANQPRYNEVQQAKDFFGFTSDPTKEEIKKKYKELARKYHPDINDGDDEKMKELNHFRDVLMKTV
- a CDS encoding L-lactate permease — protein: MSIGLQAFFAALPILLAGILLVGLRISAKKAMPLVYIATVGVAFVVWEVSFNRVMASTIQGLLITVAVLWIIFGAILLLNTLKHSGAIAVIRQGFNNISPDRRVQVIIIAWLFGSFIEGASGFGTPAAIAAPLLVAIGFPAMAAVMVGMMIQSTPVSFGAVGTPILIGVNKGLDSEGIGATLETMGSSWDAYLQVITSQVAVTHAIVGTMIPLFMIIMLTRFFGQNKSWSEGLGILPFAIFAGVAFTIPYALTGVYLGAEFPSLIGALVGLPIVVLAAKAGFLIPKKTWDFAPKEKWPTEWISKFEVKLDSLSDKMPMSLTKAWIPYVLVAAILVLTRVSDEARAFVKSWVIPFKDILGEGLGYSITPLYLPGGILVFVVILTYFFHGMKLKEIGAAVSESSKVMIGAGFVLIFTIPLVRILINSGVNDSGFDSMPVAMANFVATNVGEIYPLFAPLVGALGAFIAGSNTVSNMMLAQYQFGVADALGISTAFMVALQAVGAAAGNMIAIHNVVAASATVGLLDQEGETLRRTVIPTIYYCLLAGIIGLIGMYSLHLVDPLMG